Proteins from one Cicer arietinum cultivar CDC Frontier isolate Library 1 chromosome 3, Cicar.CDCFrontier_v2.0, whole genome shotgun sequence genomic window:
- the LOC101508963 gene encoding L-type lectin-domain containing receptor kinase IX.1-like has product MASCNIALHAIGITFLLQIITSVKPLSFHYNQSFKYDDVKLEGDASLLYPYIQLTATSRYQSNAYSVGRVTSFEPVQLWDRTSRKLTDFTTQFSFTIFSNETGFGDGLAFFFADPKLPLHNHIQQGGGLGLVNDDQIMNSTEYSFVAVEFDTHQNSWDPSGTHVGINFNSMKSQITKPWFIDIRNKKTYYCKIEYNSSAHNLKVSFTGNIINGKPIKKSYLSYNVDLRDYLPDKVIFGFSAATGYMFEMNTLKSWSFNSTLQSHHDNIPQIANPAPSPIKISPKIDSNKGTIWIGLGVGVVVASSFLILGWFCILMWKRAKMKKEDSTFDLKMDDEFQKGTGPKRFCYNKLASATNNFEESQKIGQGGFGVVYKGYLKDIDSNVAIKRISRESKQGIKEYATEVKIISQLRHRNLVQLIGWCHRKKDLLLIYEFMQNGSLDSHLYRGKSVLTWHMRYNIAMDLASALLYLHEEWEQCVLHRDIKSSNIMLDSNFNAKVGDFGLARLVDHEKGSQTTVIAGTMGYLAPEYFTTGKATKESDIYSFGIVSLELVSGRKPVDLNAKEDQMAIYDWVWELYRLGRFVEVVDTKLGGVFDEMKMERLVVVGLWCANPNYSLRPSVRQLIQVLKFEAALPILPLQKMNDSSYYAPTKMNTVFGPVSSSSAVYSYPICV; this is encoded by the coding sequence ATGGCTTCTTGCAATATTGCTCTCCATGCAATAGGAATCACTTTCTTACTCCAAATAATCACTTCTGTAAAGCCACTCTCATTTCATTACAACCAAAGCTTTAAATATGATGATGTGAAGCTAGAAGGAGATGCTTCTTTGTTATATCCATACATCCAACTCACAGCAACCTCAAGGTACCAAAGCAACGCTTACAGCGTCGGTCGAGTAACGTCATTCGAGCCAGTGCAACTTTGGGACAGAACCTCAAGAAAACTCACTGATTTCACCACACAATTTTCCTTTACAATTTTCTCAAATGAAACTGGTTTTGGAGATGGATTAGCATTTTTCTTTGCAGATCCAAAACTTCCACTTCATAACCATATTCAACAAGGTGGTGGACTTGGTCTTGTGAATGATGACCAAATAATGAACTCTACTGAATATTCATTTGTAGCAGTGGAGTTTGACACTCACCAAAATTCTTGGGATCCATCAGGTACACATGTAGGTATAAATTTCAACTCTATGAAATCTCAAATAACTAAACCATGGTTTATTGATATTAGGAATAAGAAGACTTATTATTGTAAAATTGAGTACAATTCAAGTGCTCATAATTTGAAAGTTTCTTTCACTGGAAACATAATCAATGGTAAGcctattaaaaaaagttacctCTCATACAATGTTGATTTGAGAGATTACTTACCTGATAAGGTTATTTTTGGATTCTCAGCTGCTACAGGATATATGTTTGAAATGAATACATTAAAATCATGGTCATTTAATTCAACTTTACAAAGTCATCATGATAATATACCTCAAATAGCAAATCCTGCTCCTTCACCAATTAAAATTAGCCCTAAAATAGATAGCAACAAAGGTACTATATGGATTGGTCTAGGAGTTGGTGTAGTTGTTGCATCAAGTTTCCTTATTTTAGGATGGTTTTGTATTTTAATGTGGAAAAGggctaaaatgaaaaaagaagatTCAACTTTTGACCTAAAAATGGATGATGAGTTCCAAAAGGGAACAGGACCAAAAAGGTTTTGTTACAATAAATTGGCGAGTGCAACGAATAACTTTGAAGAATCACAAAAGATTGGACAAGGTGGTTTTGGTGTTGTTTATAAAGGCTATTTAAAAGACATAGATTCAAATGTTGCTATAAAGAGAATATCAAGAGAATCCAAACAAGGAATAAAGGAATATGCAACTGAGGTGAAAATCATTAGCCAACTAAGGCATAGAAATTTAGTACAACTAATTGGTTGGTGTCATAGAAAAAAAGACTTACTCCTTATATATGAATTCATGCAAAATGGTAGCTTAGATTCACACTTATATCGCGGAAAAAGCGTATTAACATGGCATATGAGGTACAACATTGCAATGGATTTAGCTtcagcgttgttgtatcttcaTGAAGAATGGGAACAATGCGTGCTACATAGAGACATTAAATCAAGCAACATTATGTTGGACTCAAATTTCAATGCTAAAGTTGGCGATTTCGGGTTGGCAAGACTAGTTGATCATGAAAAAGGCTCACAAACAACGGTTATAGCTGGTACAATGGGATATTTAGCACCTGAATATTTCACAACAGGTAAAGCTACTAAGGAATCTGATATATATAGTTTTGGAATTGTTTCATTGGAGTTAGTTAGCGGAAGAAAACCAGTTGATCTTAATGCAAAGGAAGACCAAATGGCTATATATGATTGGGTTTGGGAACTTTATAGATTAGGAAGGtttgttgaagttgttgatACAAAACTTGGGGGTGTGTTTGATGAGATGAAAATGGAACGTTTAGTTGTTGTTGGTCTTTGGTGTGCTAATCCTAATTATTCATTAAGGCCAAGTGTTAGACAACTGATTCAAGTGCTTAAATTTGAAGCTGCTTTACCAATTCTACCCCTGCAGAAGATGAATGATTCAAGTTATTATGCTCCTACAAAAATGAACACAGTTTTTGGTccagtttcttcttcctctgcagTTTATTCATACCCGATCTGTGTCTAG
- the LOC101488958 gene encoding uncharacterized protein: MTTFSTTEFLPRTLPFPLQHTNRNPNNTLVPSCISSLPNQGNNNINNNNRKNLSDSNLVVSTAKTNPQNNINPKHTPLMKAFHRSCNARKYNDSLYFLQRLVNKGYRPTAALCTGLVKALFRCRKIDKVVWVMELLEKYGEPDVYAYNAVISGFFKANRVDSAHQVLDKMKKRGFAPNVVTYNILIGNLCSRGKLDLALKLADELLEENCKPTMITYKILIEATILEGGVDVAMKLLDDMLNSGLQPDTKFIYNSIMRVMCREGLVDKAFELIRSISDKGYYVPDVISYNILLQGLLSQGKLEYGQKLMTDMVLKGVQPNVVTYSILISSLCRGGKVEEAVGLLKAMKEKGLTPNAYSYDPLIAAFCKESRVDLAIEFLNIMISDGCLPNIVNYNTILASMCKNGKADEALNVFEKLGEMGCPPNVSSYNTIFSALWNFGDKIRALELILEMLSKGVDPDDITYNSLISYLCRDAMVDEAISLLVDMESSEFHQPTVISFNTILLGLCKVRRIDDAIEVLATMVDRGCMPNETTYLVLIEGIGYAGWPNDAMELGSSLVSLGAIHQHTFKRLFKIFPMLNGVNEELTLSYH, translated from the coding sequence ATGACAACATTCTCAACCACAGAATTCTTACCTCGTACACTCCCATTTCCACTTCAACACACAAATCGCAATCCCAACAACACCCTAGTTCCTTCTTGCATATCCTCACTTCCCAATCAAGGTAACAACAACATTAACAATAACAACCGTAAAAACCTTTCCGATTCCAACTTAGTAGTTTCCACCGCTAAAACAAAccctcaaaataacatcaacccTAAACACACCCCTTTAATGAAAGCCTTCCATCGATCCTGCAACGCACGCAAGTACAATGACTCTCTTTACTTTCTCCAACGCTTAGTAAACAAAGGTTACAGACCCACCGCCGCACTCTGCACAGGACTCGTCAAAGCTTTATTCAGGTGCAGAAAAATCGACAAAGTCGTTTGGGTCATGGAATTGTTGGAGAAATACGGAGAACCCGATGTTTATGCTTACAATGCAGTTATCAGTGGGTTCTTTAAAGCCAACCGTGTTGATTCTGCACACCAAGTGCTTGATAAAATGAAAAAGAGAGGTTTTGCACCTAATGTTGTTACCTACAATATTCTTATCGGTAATCTTTGTTCTAGAGGGAAACTAGACTTGGCTTTGAAACTTGCTGATGAGTTGTTGGAAGAGAATTGTAAACCTACTATGATTACTTACAAAATCTTGATAGAAGCTACTATTCTTGAAGGTGGTGTTGATGTAGCCATGAAGCTTTTGGATGATATGTTGAATAGTGGTCTTCAACCTGATACAaagtttatttataattcaattatgagGGTTATGTGTAGAGAAGGGTTGGTGGATAAAGCTTTTGAGTTGATTAGAAGTATAAGTGACAAGGGCTATTATGTTCCAGATGTGATATCTTATAACATTCTATTGCAGGGTCTTTTGAGTCAAGGGAAATTGGAATATGGGCAGAAATTGATGACTGATATGGTTTTGAAAGGTGTTCAGCCGAACGTTGTTACCTACAGCATTTTGATTAGTTCGCTTTGCCGTGGTGGTAAGGTTGAGGAAGCTGTGGGTTTGTTGAAGGCTATGAAGGAAAAAGGTTTGACTCCTAATGCTTATAGCTACGATCCGTTGATTGCTGCATTTTGTAAAGAGAGTAGAGTGGATTTAGCGATAGAGTTTTTGAATATTATGATCTCTGATGGTTGTTTGCCTAATATTGTGAACTATAATACCATATTGGCTTCTATGTGCAAGAATGGTAAAGCTGATGAGGCTTTGAATGTGTTTGAGAAGCTTGGGGAAATGGGTTGTCCTCCTAATGTAAGTTCGTATAACACAATTTTCAGTGCTCTGTGGAACTTTGGGGACAAGATTAGAGCACTGGAGTTGATTTTGGAGATGCTGAGCAAGGGTGTTGATCCTGATGACATTACTTACAATTCACTCATATCTTATTTGTGCAGGGATGCAATGGTGGATGAGGCCATAAGTTTGTTGGTAGATATGGAGAGTAGTGAGTTTCATCAACCTACGGTTATCAGCTTCAATACAATTCTTCTTGGATTGTGCAAAGTGCGCAGAATTGATGATGCCATTGAGGTGTTGGCCACGATGGTTGATAGAGGATGTATGCCTAATGAAACTACTTACTTGGTATTGATAGAAGGGATTGGTTATGCTGGATGGCCAAATGATGCCATGGAGTTGGGTAGTTCCCTTGTTAGTTTGGGTGCTATTCATCAACACACATTCAAACGTTTGTTCAAAATCTTTCCCATGCTTAATGGTGTGAACGAAGAGCTCACTTTATCATATCATTAA